From the genome of Astyanax mexicanus isolate ESR-SI-001 chromosome 3, AstMex3_surface, whole genome shotgun sequence:
tgttctgtgtctgacagaaacctggattaggccaaacgaatatgtagcattaaatgaagccacccctgcaggctataattatatacacaatccgagattgtccggtagaggaggtggggtctgcatatttttccaaagtaccttagttagcaatcagaaacactatgataattttacttcttttgagcttctgtacaccagtataattaatccagttacaaaaaagaatgcattttctttaattaacatctacagaccaccagggccctatttagaatttttaaaagaatttagtgattttgtcacagacttagcagtaagtaatgataaagtgattatagttggagacttcaacattcatttcgaaaaattggatgatccattaaaaaaggcattcacatcgattttagactcagttggtattattcaaaatataacaggacctactcattactgtaatcatactctggatttagttttgaccctgggtgtgagcatagataacccgaatattcgttctcaaacctccgcaatttcagatcattaccttatttcatttaaattacatcttagtcataatatacgtacatcccctagctactctgtaaaacgttcaattacgccttttacagcccaacaatttacagataagcttccagacttatcaactctaatgtactctcctatagacccagtagaactagacaaactaaccgaaggtttagaaaatacctttcgctctaccttagatgttgtagcaccccttaaacacaaaatagatagacagaaaaagctcgcaccgtggtacaatgatcaaactcgtaccttaaagcagttagtacgaaatttagagcgtaaatatcgatcaactaaactggaagtgtttcactctgcgtggaaagacagtcttgttaaatatagaaaagaacttaataaagcccgctcagcatatctggcctcacagatcgagataaataaaaataatcctagagttctctttagtgttatttccaaattaactaaaaaccaggcaggtactgaacctcagattccagccatttacaccagcaacgattttatggacttcttcaatagtaaaattgaaaacattcgggataaaattaaacagataaatattacatcctctctgtcatctggtgtggctgatctagaacaaaactctgttactgaagttaggtgggaagtctttaacccacttccacagctagaactagagaaaattatctcctcttcaaacagcacaacctgcacacttgatgctgttcccacaaaattattaaaacaggtactgccagatataattaaacctctgttaatgatagtaaactcatcgctcgccctgggccatgtacccaaagtctttaaaacagctgtaattaaacctctgatcaagaaaccaaatcttgatcctagtgtactgtctaactatagacctatttcaaacttaccgtttatttctaagattttagaaaaagctgtagcccaacaactttgctcttacctgcaaagaaaccagatctatgaaaaatttcaatctggatttaggccttatcatagcactgagacagctttagttagaataacaaacgatctacttatagccgccgaccaaggctgtgtttccttactcgtacttctcgatctgagcgcagcctttgatacaatagatcatactatccttttagaaagactagagaacatggtcggtgtaaccggaactgccttagcatggtttaaatcgtacttaaccgatcgctatcagtttgtgaggataaatgatatgtcttccagttataccaaggtaagatatggaattccacaaggctctatattaggaccgttattatttacattatatatgctcccactgggcaaagttattagaaaacacaatgtgaattttcattgttatgcggatgacacgcagctcttcatatcagccaaacctgacgacagagtgagattaaagaaaatcgaggattgtgtagaagatgtaaaatcatggatgtcgcacaacttcctcctattaaatagtgataaaacagaagttctcctattaggccccaaagctgctagaaataaattatcagacttaatgctaaatctggctgacttctcagccacccctggttcagcagctaaaaaccttggagttatcatagattcagatctagcattcgataaacacatatctaatgttactagaacagcttttctacacctccgtaacatcgccaagctaagaaatgccctatcactgcatgacgcagaaaaattagtacatgcctttattacctcaaggctagattattgtaatgcgctactgtctggatgttccggcagtaacttaaataaacttcagctagttcaaaatgctgcagccagggtccttactaaaactagaaaatttgaccatattagtccagtactatcagcactgcactggcttccagtcaaattccgcatagactataaaattctcctgttaacgtataaagccctacacggactcgctcctgagtatttacaagacctcatctcctgttatgaaccaccgcgattactcagatcacagggtgctggtttattagtagtgcctaaaattcagaggagctctgcaggaggaagagctttctcttataaagcgcctcaactctggaataatctccccgaatatgttcgggactcagacacagtctcaatctttaagtctagactgaaaacttacttgtttagtttagcttttggtaattaatgtttttccctttagataaggttgcagattcaggggttcatggacagaggaaattgtggtaaactgagatgctggtgctgttgttctcccactgcacacggtcactcaggtttgtggacggtggagtgggtggatgctggtgtttcagggtgcctccatgtctatgttaccttctggctctctgcctttagttaggctgttttattcagttctgccggagtcatttgccacactctgataatgttttaatattctcagttttgcataaatccagtcaaaactaattccatctctctgccttcctccgagttactgactgcccacctgtctgacccgataccgatgttggaccctcaggctctcgcgtctcctgtccggccagactgatggaagtttctgaagtcagctcttctccaccaccaccacagatcagctgctcatcgaccatcttactctccactacagattacatccaagccattagtggcgctattacactcctgagtacataaaacctatatagatgtataaaagactttttaaatttctatttaaaagccgtttgaccagtggtaggatggtcccccctttaatgtgagtcttggtcctcccaaggtttcttcctcctcctgcagctctgagggagtttttccttgcctccgcgctcactgggggttctgtattctgtattttctatgtgtaatgttttgcctgattctttgtcctgtaatcatgtttctgtaaagctgctttgtgccaacacctgttgtaaaaagcgctatacaaataaatttgatttgatttgatttgatatagtCACTAATCACTCATTTTTTGTCACTGGCTTCACAGCTGATGTTCAGGCAGCTTTCCAGAAGTTCCTGGCTGTTGTAGGCTCTGCCTTTACGAAACAGTACCACTAAACTCTGAATAGACTTCAACTGACGGAGAAGACCATCATacgtttttgtttttacaaacaAACCTGTCAGATAAACCAAAATAAAGCTTATAAAAATTTACTGATGCCTTTGCTTTTTTGGTTAAATATTGAGAGAACAGCGCTATTTTGCTtctacactaaaataaacattaccCGACAACCAATCAGACATTACAAATGATCGACGAACAAATTGAAAActatcccaaaaaaaaaaaaattacatatggAAAAACTGATGGCTAATTGTGTAACTACTACTTTAATTCCTTTAGAATATTGGTGCGCTTAAATATAAGATCAATGGGTTTAGAACATTAAATGAACTGGATTTAAATCAATGGATTTAACCCGGATTGGTCATTTTACCGCAAGTTCCAACCCTACAATGTGATTGACGTTGCAGGGGTAAAATATCGCTCTCTGAGTAAAGCTATATAAGTATTACTGCAAAAACAGCAGCCTCATAATAATACAAGTACATTTCTGCAACCGCGAGTTAAGTTTGAGTTAAggtttttactatatttactgCAGAATTTAAAGATCTAATcacaaaaacatttaaaccaaacaaaatagTACAATTATATTAATACAAGTTAAAGTCTACCAGTtgaattatattgttttatatgtatataaaatcatTTTACCTCTAAGAATGTTAATGAACTAAATAATCATTTATTCTATGTTTTTCATTCTAAAATTTAATAATAAGCAACCATAAGGAACTTTCGACAGAGGACCTGACATaaacaaacactgaaaacaaTGAACAGTCTCGCTCCATAAAACCAtaaaacataattattaaaaaaaatgtatttcaatatttttttgataaAGGATGTATTGATACACAACACAATTCACTGaaccatatatatatttctgttaaTTTTGTCTGAAAAAAAAGCTTGGTTCTGAAGTTATATTAATTTCTGTTGCCTTGTATTTATCTTTAACACTACATCATTACTCTGGCTCTTGTAGCCCTTCTAAATATTACCACATTGTATATAGTTTTTCAATATTGtaaattattgtgtatgataacccatgatgaatggactaatagaaatgttACACAGTGATTTTAGCAAACCTTTTTTACACTTGAAAggaaagtaatatttttttttattctgtttactataTTCCTCTCTTTTTGTTCGTTTgtctttattataaaatattaggtaacgatttacaataagggtcacaaataacagcacTTACTAATGATCCTTATTTCAAATTGTTAAATACTGCACAGAAGGTAAGAAAGCATTAAGTTaaagaccaagaaaaatctcagtcTTGACTTATACCTTAGTTCTAATTTTACCTTTTCCATCATTATATTACTCGTTTGCTaaacttttgtattttatatcttacgattaaatattttattattgttattatgataATAGATTCACACTAACATATATCACCTACCCAAATGCTACTAACGGTACGTTTGTTTTGTTGGCGAAATGTGGTTTGAGGTCATATATTTTGTTTGTGTGAAAATCGCTGTAGTGAAAATACCGCATTTTGTAATGTACTAAAAACGCATGTTGTAAAATTTGATTTATTCAGATATTATGAAAAACATTACAGACACACTTGATTTAGATGATTAACAGCCATTTATTGGATGTTATGAATTAAGACAGACTGTCCGTCCAAACAAACAGAGTTGGGCTGCTTATCGGTACTTCTCGGAGAGAGCCAGGGCCACCGCAGAGAGGAACTTGTCCATGGCCACGTGCACCTCAGGAGTGAAGTCGCTGGGGAACTGGATGGCCAGAACCACGAGCAGGTTGTGGGACAGGATCTACAGAAAACAAGGTTCTGATTAGAGCACTGCAGGCAGAGGAAGAAAGCAGCAATGGGAGGAACCGGGAGGAACCGGACCTACCTTGAAGTTGGCGGGATCAACACGCAGCTGGAAAGCGTGCAGCTCGCTGAGGGTGAGCAGACCGTTGGTCAGGTCGTCGATTTTGCTGACGGCCTCCGCCACGCCAGACATCACCGTTTTCCCGTGCTTCCTCACAGGGGCGGAGCCGGGGCTCAGGTCCTGCCAGTGGGAGAAGTAGGTCTTGGTCTGCGGGTAGACGACCAGCATCCTGTGTGGACACATCCAGAGGTCACCCTCAGCAGTGAAGAGACAGTAACGTGTAGAAGAACCAGAGAGAAGAGATGGAGGAATCTAGAACCTACCTAGCCAGAGCATCGGCGCCGATATCTTCAGCTTTAGGGGCGACCTTAGCCCAGAAGGCCTTGATGGCGTCCTTGTCCTTGGCAGAGAGGCTCATGGTTACAGAGTGGTTTGGAGGAACTTCTGTAAAAACCTCCAAGAAGAGTCGCCCATTTATACTACGACCCGAAGTCGGCACACCCGAGTCCCACCTCGAATACGTGCCAACTTGGAGGCTTTCCAGAGATCAGAGATTAGACTACACTGCTTCTGTTGGCTAAAGATAGAGTAACACTGAAGTCTGCAGGATAACATTTAGATATTTGGAACAATTGCTCACTTTTTGtacctgtttttacattttacacaaactgATACTCTTTAAAAGTTTgcattaattgtttttatttatttaagcaacgttttttttttagctgtggcTTATAAAGGTTACAGGCATTTCTTCTTATTGTTTGGACAGTACGCACTGCTATTAA
Proteins encoded in this window:
- the LOC111191628 gene encoding hemoglobin embryonic subunit alpha; the protein is MSLSAKDKDAIKAFWAKVAPKAEDIGADALARMLVVYPQTKTYFSHWQDLSPGSAPVRKHGKTVMSGVAEAVSKIDDLTNGLLTLSELHAFQLRVDPANFKILSHNLLVVLAIQFPSDFTPEVHVAMDKFLSAVALALSEKYR